AGAGCGTGAGAAATCACTTTCAACCAAAGAAGAGGCAATCATTGAACTGTGCAAGAAAACTAAGTATCGCTATGGACACAGAAAAATTAAAGCTCTGTTAAAGAAAGAATATGGGATTAGATTAAATCGTAATACGGTTCAATCAATCATGCAAAAGCATAATGTACAATGTCGTGTTAAGCCTAAAAGAAAATGGAAGTCACAAGGTGAAACAGTCGTAATCAGACCTAATCTGCTTAATCGTCATTTTACTGCAAGTGCACCAAATGAGAAGTGGGTAACTGATATTACCTATATTCAATATGGTAGTAAAACAAAATATCTCTCCACTATTATGGATTTATATAATAATGAAATTGTAGCCTACAAATTGTACGATCATCAACAGACATCCCTTGTCATCGATACCCTTAAGGGGGCATTAGAAGCCCGCAACAACCCTGAAGGAGTTATCATTCATTGCGATCAAGGTACCGTGTACACATCATACGCATTCCAAGATTATGTAACGGCAAATCATCTGGTATGCAGTATGTCACGGAGAGGGAATTGTTGGGATAAC
This window of the Sporosarcina ureilytica genome carries:
- a CDS encoding IS3 family transposase, whose product is MKGKYTITSILSALQVPRSNYYRWLGEEREKSLSTKEEAIIELCKKTKYRYGHRKIKALLKKEYGIRLNRNTVQSIMQKHNVQCRVKPKRKWKSQGETVVIRPNLLNRHFTASAPNEKWVTDITYIQYGSKTKYLSTIMDLYNNEIVAYKLYDHQQTSLVIDTLKGALEARNNPEGVIIHCDQGTVYTSYAFQDYVTANHLVCSMSRRGNCWDNAVIESFHSSLKSEEFQYVKFNSLSNAEVTKRVTDYLNYYNEERIQEKLGYLSPREYFVEAA